In Alkalimarinus alittae, the DNA window ACCTTAAAGAAAAAGGTCAATTTCAATTTCAGCCAGTGGACAACAAGCGCACCTTTGAGTCTCTAATACAAAATGACCCAAATGCTATATTTATGATCTCCAACTGGCACTTTAACCAACTAAAAGAGCAACCTCTGACAGCGTCTCCGGTGCTTAGAGGTATTAAAAATGGTAGTGATACTTACCGCAAGTTTCTAGTAGTTAAAAATGCGGATGCCGATATTGAAACAATGACCATCGCAACCTCAGGTACGGCGCCATTCTCCCGCTCTATTTTGGCCGACGTTTACCCACAGCACACCCCGAGCCAACTCGCTAAACCCAAATTGTTATTAGTGCCAAAAGATATCGATGCCTTAATGGCTGTCGGCTTTGGTTTAGCGGATGCAGCTCTTGCAAGTGAGCTAAGCCTCGAAACATTATCAACACTGTATAAGAACCAACGGCAGCAATTACATATAGTCGGTAATAGTCGTCCACTTAAACGATTGCTTGTTGTTCGTCATAATTCCCCATCACCTACCAAAGCAGAAGCCATTGACGCATTGCATGATATGAGCAAGAGCAGTAAGGGCTTGCAAGCACTCAACACACTCGGACTAAACGGGTGGCAGTCGTTAGATGAAAGACTGGATGAAGACGGGAGGCCAGCACAATGAGTTTTTGGCCAAAGCTCGCAGTATATTTACTGCTTACCTTACTGACAGCGTCTTGTGCGCATCGACCTGCGATCAACAGCACAACACCTACGATTGATGCTACGGGAGTGAAAAATATCCTTGTTATCAATACCAATCACTCGCTCGAACGTTATAGGGTATCTCAAGCCGCCTTTATCGAAACGCTTAAATTAACAGCCGCAGACAACACGCGTGCAGTTAGCACGATCGATTTAGATATGGACAACACTCCGGTAGAGACGCTACAAGATGTTCTAAATCAGCGCCATTATGATGCGGTTTACTGCATAGGCGCCAAAGCACTAGGGTCAGTAGACTATATAGATCCAAACACACAGGTGGTATTTAGCTCAGTTTTAAATTGGCGACGATTTGTTGACCAACCTAGATATTCAGGTATTGCTAGTGATCCTGCCACCGAAGCCCAACTGACCTGGTTCAAATACTTTTTCCCTGACATAAAAACGATCGGTGTATTGTACAGTGCTAAAAACCGTCAACTGCTTAAACATGCAACTAAGATAGCCTCGCAACTCTCAATCAATATAGTCGGGGAAGAAGTCCATTCAAATTCAAGCCTAATGGCTCAAGCTAATGCTCTGTTGCCTAATGTGGATGCCTTATGGCTTATTTCAGATTCAACAGTCCTAAGCTCTACGGACACTGCAAAACAACTCTTTGCTGCCGCAGATCAACACAAAACGCCTATCCTTTCATATAACCCTGTATTTGTTGAAATGGGTGCACTGCTTAGCATTTCAGCCGATGTTGCAACCACTGGTCGCCAGGCTGCATTAATCATGAACAACCTACTTAGTGGTTCCAATCAAGCGTCATCTATTCAATTCCCTGCGGGCAGCAGTATTTCACTAAACCTGAGAAAAGTGCACGAATACAATATAAAGCTCAATAGCAGCGCATTGGATTCAGTAAATGAGCTTGTAGGAGAGTAACAAGGTGACACTCCTACAATATAGACAGCGGATAACCCAACTATTTTAGAGTTTATAGCTTAACTCAACCATTAAGCTTCTACCGGGTTTAGGGTAATCTGAAAGCATTGAGCCAGATGGCGATGGATCAGAGTAGGTGGTGTCGGCTAAGTTATAAACAGATGCTTGAAGCTCTAACCCTTCGATGTAATTCTTCCAAGTAACAGCCAGATCTAAGGTAACTAAATCGGGGACATCACTTCGCATATCCGCACTATCCCGACTTAAGCTACCTCGATATAACAACCCGACAAAACCGTCAAGATGCTTTGAGTGGCGATAGTTAAACGATGCGTTAGCCTTATGCAGTGGCACCTCTGGCGCACGCTCATTAGTCACCTGATTAAACGGATGTTGATAAGTATAATTGAGCGCTACGCTTGAACCATCTCTAAGCCTTGATGATATTTCAAACTCGATACCATCAACCCTTAACCGACCAACATTACCCGACTCGCTCACTGCAGCTCCCGAGGGCGTAGGTGTGGGTCCAATCAAATTAGTAATATCATTTCTAAACCATGTTGCCCGTAAGCTAGTGCGTTTAGTGATGTCGCCATTAATGCCTAATTCAAAGGTTTCTATTTCCTCAGGCTCAACATCAGGGTTCCCGATGATAGAGGGGTTGTTTATATTGTATAGCTCACCAAAAGTGGGCGCCCTAAACGCTGAGCCATAGGTGGCAATAAAATTATAATGTTCGATAAAGCCCCAAGTAAAGCTCAAGCGCGGGTTAAATGAACTACCAAAGTCACTGTAATGGTCGTAACGCGCGCCCGCAATGAGCCTCAAGTTCTCACCCATATCCCAAATATCTTGTACATAAGCGGCATAAATATCTCGATTATGGCTGCCATTCCAGTTAGTCGTCGAAGATATATCTTTCATCGGACCAGACCCGAAATTAGTCCAAAGCTCTACATTATACTGACTTTGATGTTCCGCCGTGACACCACCAAGTAGCTTGTGTTGGCTATTTAGTTGAAATTCAAGTTGAGCATCCACGCCTGTTTTATCATGCTTAATCGGGCTTCTTAAAAACAAACCATCGGGGTAAGTGAATCCGCTAGTATCAGTATACCCTTTGGGCACAATTTCCCACAGGTTATCAAACTGGAAGTGATCAAAATACAACTTGCTTATAAATGTAAGTTGACTTGAGAGTGCTCGCCGGTAGCCTAGTTCAAAAAAGTAATCGACATATTCCTGCTCTGTTCCATCATTCAAAACATTATTAGCACCTAAATAAGAACCACTTTGCCGCTTCAAATATTTGCCTTGCAGTGAATAGTCGCCGTACCCCAGCTGAAAGCCTAACTCATAACGTTGTTGCCAGAAATCGGTGGTGCCCGATTGCCCAATAGCGTCTGATTCAACATGCCCGTTTATACCGTCCGTATCTAAAACATTTAGGTTGACTGAGACGTCTAACTGATCAAACGTATCTCCAAACTGCACATTCAGTTTGTGAGTTTCATCGCTACCGGCACCCACGGTTAATTCGGTCCCGTTAATATCAGACGCATCTTTAGTGATGATGTTTATCACCGCAACAAACGCATTAGCCCCATACAAGGCAGAGCCAGGCCCTCTAACCACTTCAACCCGCTCAATATCATCTACAATAAAATTGTTGTAAGAAGTCTGTCCACCGCCATTAACCAGATTATTATTCGTAGGGTGGCCGTTAATTAGATACAGTACTTTTTCGGAAAAGTTAGTTTTTACTCCTCTAACCTCAACCGAAGAAATCCCCATATTAAACTGGCTAACGCCGATGCCGGGCAACCGCTTCAGGGCATCCATCAGGTTTCTAGCCCCCATATTTTTTAGTTCAGAGGCCGTAATCACCGAAACTGTTGCGCCGCTTTTTCTAATATTCTCTAACGTTTTAGTTGCCGTTGTGACATAAGACTCCTCTTGCAACCAACGAATCTCTTCTTCTAAAGCCGTGAGTACCTGCTCTTCTGATTCTTTCTCAGTTGCTTCTACCCAACTCACGCTAGCAGTCAATAAGACTAATAACGAACACCTCATATTTACTCGTATTATCTTTCGCATGTCCTATCTCTTTATTCTTTATAAGGCTCTATCTAACTGATGCTTGGCTTAGCATTAGCCGAATTTCTCGTTATATTGTAAATAATAGCTTATGCACTAAAAGCTGCCGCCCCTAAAACCAAAATCTATCACAAACCCCCTTCATCTACTCCCTGTAGCGACGCCATGTGTCTACGCAAAACCGACCACAATCACACTTTATTATTATTGATCGGTATATACTTGATACGACTGTCTAAACATTGCAAAGCTCAGACCGCTCATATTACGCAGTACGTACTAAAAAAATAAAAATAATCAGAGACCATTATGAATACGAACAATACTATGCTGCAAACAGCATCGGTGCGTTTTCTTATCGTTGAAGATCACCCTCTATTTTTGGAGGGGTTAACGTTGGCATTGCAAAAAATGCCCTCACACATCTATTTACAGTCAGTGGGTAGTGCGCAAGCTGCAAAAGCGGCTTTAACACAATCAGCTGACTATGACCTTATCTTACTAGACCTTCATTTACCCGATGGCCAAGGGCTTACGTTATTGCGCTATCTTCAACTTAAAAGAATATTTATTCCCGTAGCCATTATATCTGCCTCAGAAGATCAGTCTGATGTAAGAGCCGCCATCTCTGCAGGCGCGTCTGGTTTTATTAGTAAAGCTAATAATAGCGCTGCTATTGTGTCAGCTATTGAACGCGTGTTAGCAGGAGAAGAATGCCTGCCTGATTTTTATCATCCCCCCCAACAAAACCAACCAACACTGGCGACGCAGTGCACGCTTACGCCTCGTCAATTAGAGGTGCTTGAGCTGCTAGCGGAGGGCTTGCCCAATAAACGAATATGCCAACGCTTAGAATTGACTGAACATACGGTAAAAACCCACCTCAAAACACTGTTTCAGTTACTAGAGGTGCATAATCGGACAGAGTGTGTGCAAAAAGCGGCCAAGCTGGGTTTTCTCGGTTAAAGTAAGGAGGCTTAATTAGGCTTGGCTGTTAAATGGCTCAAAATAAGCTTCAGTTTGGCCGGTTTTAATGGCTTGTATGCCACTACGGTATTGCCGCTAACGGCTGCGTCTAAGTCCAACTCGGTGTTAGCAGACAGCAATAGAGCAGGCACCTCCCGACCATAGTGCTGACGCAATCGCTGAATGAGTTCAACACCATTTGTATCTGGGTCATTTAAGAATTGGTAATCGACGATTATCGCGTCAGGGGTCTCGGCTTGCACTGCGTTCAAGAGCCGTGAAGGGGAGTCGAACAGGCTTACTTGATAGTGCCAACCCGTTATTAGATGCGCCATTGACGCTAGAATTTCACGGTCGTCATCGACTATGGTTAGCTGTTTAATCTTCTCATTTTCACACTTAGCGGCTCGGACGAATAGGTCTTTGTCTCGTATTTCGTCATTTCTAAGTAACCTAAGCGGTCTCCCAACGGGCAGCAACAATCTAAACTGGCAGCCTGTATTTTTCGAGGATATTAACGTCAATGAAATGCCCTGCATGGCTGTCAGCTGTTTAACCACAGCCAAGCCAACGCCTAACCCGCCACCATGACGCGCTAATGAATTAAACTCTTTGAATGCATCTTCTTGGTCTTGCTGTTCAATGCCTACGCCATTATCGATCACGTTAATCTCAATAGCATCTTGCTGGTCAGCATCGCGCACTTTATTTAACGTAACCGCAAGCTCTGTTGCTTGGCTATGCTTAAGGGCGTTTTCTAATAGGTTTCTAAGGATGCGAGTGAGTAGCAATGGGTCTGTGTTGGCAAATAAGTGTTGCGGGAGGTTTGCGGTCAAAATAATCCCGCTAGCGTCGCAACGAGGTCGATATTCTGTCACTAAAGAATTAATTAGCTCACTACAATCAACTTCTTTTTTTCGGGGTTTAATGACACCAATACTGAGTCTAGAAATATCAAACAATGAGCCCAGTAGGTCTTGCAACTGGAGAATCGATAGCTGTAACCTCGACATCGTGTCTTGCTGCTGTGAATTGCCTAGCTCGCCCGAAAGGTTTTCTGCCAACAGATTCATTGCATGAAGCGGCTGCCTTAATTCATGACTTGCGGTCGCAATCAGCTTGGTTTTCTGTTCGCTTTTTATCTCGGCGGTTTCATGTGCAAACTCTAGCAGTAACTGCCCCAAAAAATGTGTCCTTTGTGAATGCTCCTGAAGATAGCTCCCGACGCCACCAATAATATTGGCCGTGATCAGAAAAGAACTGTTATAGATCAGCTCTTGTTGAGGAATACCTGCCAATCCCCCTACAATAAGATAGGTCAAAAATATCAGCCATGACGCAGCAATAGCTGAATAAAATGGGACTTTCATGACAAAGTAACCGTACATCATTACTAGCAGCAAACCATCATAAGGCATATAAACTTGCTGAAATCGGGCACTCATAATAATGGCGACAATAGCCAACCCCGACAAAAAGTAACTCACGCCATAATAGGCAAAGAACAAACGTGGCTTAAGCGGTTGGTAACTTAACCATATTAAGATGAGAATTAACGGGCAGATCAGAAAAAGACGGATACTAATCGTCCACTGCGAAACAAAGTCAGGGAATAGCCGATAATCTAACAGTGAATATGATAGAAATATGGCAAGGCTGAACCAGCCGATAGGACGAGCCCGCTTTGTTAACCACTGATAAAAATACTGCTGGTAGACGTTTTCTAAAGAAGAGGAAAATCTTAATTGACGGAATCCTAGCGCAAGATCCCGCGTTATCTGTTCTTCATTGAGACCTTTTATCCAGCGAGACATACGGGCACATTTCTTATGTTTGAGCATAATGGACATAACTTGTTTGCTCAAACATAAATCAACCCACGAATAAAATCACCCTAAATAAGCAGAGCCTTTGAACTCAGTACAACATTATCAAGATTGATGCTTCAAATCTCTCACTTTTGCTTGAGTCAGCTCTTTTTCATTGCTGAAATAGCGCGCTCTTAATAACCCTAATTGGTACGTTTGATCTTCATCGGTCAAGCCTGCACTCACCAACTGTCGTTTTTCTAAAAGATAGGCTTGGTAACGCTGATCGAATAAACGCTGCTGGCTTTGAAATGCGACTATTTCAGCTGCCACGTCTTCATCATAACCGTCATCCGCCAACTGCTGCCTTAACGTCTCTTCATTGCCTGATGTTATGGCCTGATGAATCACTTGATGCTTATCAGCATCTGCCAGTACTGTTTCTTCTGTTTTACGCACAATCGCTGGAAGTTGTTCACGATAAAACTGAGTGAGGGCGAGCTTTTCATCAACCGATAATGTTTCATCATTTTGCACCCTAATGGTAGCTAACGTATATTCACCATAGGCTTCTTCTAGAGTAAAAAAAGCCGTAACTGCTTCTTCACTCATGGTTTCACGGCGAATCGACTTGAGGGTTTGAAAGGTCATTTCTAGCATGTCTATCTGATATTGCTTGGTTTGCTGCTCGATCGGCAACATGGGTTGGGCCATCAATTCCACTGCTTGGCTTTTGTAAGCGAGGTACTCTCCCAGTAGCTTCATGGCTTGATCAACCGCTGACGGAGGCAAATAGCTAGCCGCCACTTGCTGCATCTCAGCAACCGCTACATCAGGGGTCACTTCTCCCACGGTATTCAAAAAATAATCAAAGAAGTCCTTAACCTCTAAATCAACCACCAGATTACCTGCGGCATCAAGCTTTAACTGGCCGTCAATGTCTGTACCTTCTAAGGAGGGCGCAAAGGCATTAGGCAATTGCCTAGGGGTTGCAATGGGCTGTATTTCAATGTCAACGTTCAGCGGTTGGCTGTTGTCACTCAGACTTGCTTGACGCCCCAAAGTTATAGCGGCTTGATCTGGCTGAACTGAGGTCAAACCAACGGACGAGGGTATCGCACCGACCTTCGAACCGCTATATTGCACACTTAAAACGGCCACAACCAACGATGATGCACCAATAAAGCCTAGCACTTTTGCCCATTGTTTATTGTTCATTAGACTCACTCTATTATTGTTTTATGTCGGTGCTTTTTGATTAAAAAGGCAGAGCGCGCTAACGCCCTCTGCCTAGAGCCTTTATCCTTATGGTCTAAAGCCCTTGATTCTTAAGACGATTGGCCTGACTTCTATACAATGAAATTGGGTTCGTCCAAACAGAGCGAACACCAAACAAGTGATTGATAGCATCGACATGATTTAACTGATAGCGGGTACTAATAACCTTACCCATTTTGGTTGCACATGACGCGACTAAACCATCATTATCTTCGCCAGAATCAAATGCATTTGAAGTAATCAACAAAAAAGCATCTGCGGGATCTAATACATTGGTCCAAGGGGTTTTACCACTCCAAGAATACATTTTGATGTTATTACCATTAATTGAGACGTTTTCTGAAGAAGCCTGACAGTAGGTTGGGTTTACGCCTTTCCAACCAAGTGCATTATTAAGCGCTATTGTTCCGCTAGTAGTCAGCGTTTCTAGTGCTGCAATACCGTCTTGTGGGTTATTACTCGATGATAGCGCGCCAACGATGTTTCCAAAGGCATTGGCTATGGCATTTGCACCCCCCTCAACAGATGAACCCGGCGGAATAACATTGCGAATAACATCCGCTACTTTAGAACCATAGTTGACGCCATTTATAGAGGTAATAGAGGCTATTTTATTCGGTATAATCGAAGCAGCAACCCGCGAAGTAGGAGCGCCCTGACTATGCGCCATCAAGTTAACCTTACTTTCGCCTAAACCTGAGATAAAGTTAGCCAACTGTTCTCCGCGTGCTTCACTTGAATTTACGAACGAAACGCTAACGGTATAAACTTTTGCGCCATCGCGCTCTAAGTTATAGGGTACTTTATGAAAATAATTCACTAAACCACCCAGAGTATCAAACCCTGTGACCCCATGAACCAGTACAATTGGGTATTTAGTTTTAGTATATCCCCACCAGGCGTGGGAGTTTGATGCAACCATCGCAAGGGATAGGCACACCGCTGTGAGCATGAGTTTACGCATTCCTGTCTCCATATTTTATTTTTATTTAAAGTAGTCAAATTGCGCATTTGAACGATCCATTCTATGGAGCCTGCCAAAACAAAGGTATCGCCCATTTGGGGGAGGCACACTGTCTGCCAACAAACCATAAATGCGGCTTATGCAGATGAGAAAAGCGGTGTTAGAATATGCCCACTAGAACTATACGAGAGACAATCGCATGACCGATAAGAGTGACATTAAGCTAGACAGTTACGAACAAAAAGTCAGTTACGGATTCGGTTGGCAGTTTGGTCGGCAGCTTCATAAGAACAATTTTGAAGGGCTCGACATCAATGCTGTGATGACGGCAATCAAGCAATGTTACGAAGGCCAACCCAGCTTACTCAACGATAAAGAGTTAGATAAAGCATACGATGCCGTCAAAGACAAAATGAAGCAGGC includes these proteins:
- a CDS encoding phosphate/phosphite/phosphonate ABC transporter substrate-binding protein gives rise to the protein MFSIIALKLTPFFRRASAFALLALLLLGVPSVALCQDKFTIYFYDPEVNTTRNVVLKMVFDQYLKEKGQFQFQPVDNKRTFESLIQNDPNAIFMISNWHFNQLKEQPLTASPVLRGIKNGSDTYRKFLVVKNADADIETMTIATSGTAPFSRSILADVYPQHTPSQLAKPKLLLVPKDIDALMAVGFGLADAALASELSLETLSTLYKNQRQQLHIVGNSRPLKRLLVVRHNSPSPTKAEAIDALHDMSKSSKGLQALNTLGLNGWQSLDERLDEDGRPAQ
- a CDS encoding ABC transporter substrate-binding protein, with protein sequence MSFWPKLAVYLLLTLLTASCAHRPAINSTTPTIDATGVKNILVINTNHSLERYRVSQAAFIETLKLTAADNTRAVSTIDLDMDNTPVETLQDVLNQRHYDAVYCIGAKALGSVDYIDPNTQVVFSSVLNWRRFVDQPRYSGIASDPATEAQLTWFKYFFPDIKTIGVLYSAKNRQLLKHATKIASQLSINIVGEEVHSNSSLMAQANALLPNVDALWLISDSTVLSSTDTAKQLFAAADQHKTPILSYNPVFVEMGALLSISADVATTGRQAALIMNNLLSGSNQASSIQFPAGSSISLNLRKVHEYNIKLNSSALDSVNELVGE
- a CDS encoding TonB-dependent receptor plug domain-containing protein — its product is MRKIIRVNMRCSLLVLLTASVSWVEATEKESEEQVLTALEEEIRWLQEESYVTTATKTLENIRKSGATVSVITASELKNMGARNLMDALKRLPGIGVSQFNMGISSVEVRGVKTNFSEKVLYLINGHPTNNNLVNGGGQTSYNNFIVDDIERVEVVRGPGSALYGANAFVAVINIITKDASDINGTELTVGAGSDETHKLNVQFGDTFDQLDVSVNLNVLDTDGINGHVESDAIGQSGTTDFWQQRYELGFQLGYGDYSLQGKYLKRQSGSYLGANNVLNDGTEQEYVDYFFELGYRRALSSQLTFISKLYFDHFQFDNLWEIVPKGYTDTSGFTYPDGLFLRSPIKHDKTGVDAQLEFQLNSQHKLLGGVTAEHQSQYNVELWTNFGSGPMKDISSTTNWNGSHNRDIYAAYVQDIWDMGENLRLIAGARYDHYSDFGSSFNPRLSFTWGFIEHYNFIATYGSAFRAPTFGELYNINNPSIIGNPDVEPEEIETFELGINGDITKRTSLRATWFRNDITNLIGPTPTPSGAAVSESGNVGRLRVDGIEFEISSRLRDGSSVALNYTYQHPFNQVTNERAPEVPLHKANASFNYRHSKHLDGFVGLLYRGSLSRDSADMRSDVPDLVTLDLAVTWKNYIEGLELQASVYNLADTTYSDPSPSGSMLSDYPKPGRSLMVELSYKL
- a CDS encoding response regulator, with product MNTNNTMLQTASVRFLIVEDHPLFLEGLTLALQKMPSHIYLQSVGSAQAAKAALTQSADYDLILLDLHLPDGQGLTLLRYLQLKRIFIPVAIISASEDQSDVRAAISAGASGFISKANNSAAIVSAIERVLAGEECLPDFYHPPQQNQPTLATQCTLTPRQLEVLELLAEGLPNKRICQRLELTEHTVKTHLKTLFQLLEVHNRTECVQKAAKLGFLG
- a CDS encoding ATP-binding response regulator, which codes for MSRWIKGLNEEQITRDLALGFRQLRFSSSLENVYQQYFYQWLTKRARPIGWFSLAIFLSYSLLDYRLFPDFVSQWTISIRLFLICPLILILIWLSYQPLKPRLFFAYYGVSYFLSGLAIVAIIMSARFQQVYMPYDGLLLVMMYGYFVMKVPFYSAIAASWLIFLTYLIVGGLAGIPQQELIYNSSFLITANIIGGVGSYLQEHSQRTHFLGQLLLEFAHETAEIKSEQKTKLIATASHELRQPLHAMNLLAENLSGELGNSQQQDTMSRLQLSILQLQDLLGSLFDISRLSIGVIKPRKKEVDCSELINSLVTEYRPRCDASGIILTANLPQHLFANTDPLLLTRILRNLLENALKHSQATELAVTLNKVRDADQQDAIEINVIDNGVGIEQQDQEDAFKEFNSLARHGGGLGVGLAVVKQLTAMQGISLTLISSKNTGCQFRLLLPVGRPLRLLRNDEIRDKDLFVRAAKCENEKIKQLTIVDDDREILASMAHLITGWHYQVSLFDSPSRLLNAVQAETPDAIIVDYQFLNDPDTNGVELIQRLRQHYGREVPALLLSANTELDLDAAVSGNTVVAYKPLKPAKLKLILSHLTAKPN
- a CDS encoding lipase secretion chaperone codes for the protein MNNKQWAKVLGFIGASSLVVAVLSVQYSGSKVGAIPSSVGLTSVQPDQAAITLGRQASLSDNSQPLNVDIEIQPIATPRQLPNAFAPSLEGTDIDGQLKLDAAGNLVVDLEVKDFFDYFLNTVGEVTPDVAVAEMQQVAASYLPPSAVDQAMKLLGEYLAYKSQAVELMAQPMLPIEQQTKQYQIDMLEMTFQTLKSIRRETMSEEAVTAFFTLEEAYGEYTLATIRVQNDETLSVDEKLALTQFYREQLPAIVRKTEETVLADADKHQVIHQAITSGNEETLRQQLADDGYDEDVAAEIVAFQSQQRLFDQRYQAYLLEKRQLVSAGLTDEDQTYQLGLLRARYFSNEKELTQAKVRDLKHQS
- a CDS encoding esterase/lipase family protein yields the protein MRKLMLTAVCLSLAMVASNSHAWWGYTKTKYPIVLVHGVTGFDTLGGLVNYFHKVPYNLERDGAKVYTVSVSFVNSSEARGEQLANFISGLGESKVNLMAHSQGAPTSRVAASIIPNKIASITSINGVNYGSKVADVIRNVIPPGSSVEGGANAIANAFGNIVGALSSSNNPQDGIAALETLTTSGTIALNNALGWKGVNPTYCQASSENVSINGNNIKMYSWSGKTPWTNVLDPADAFLLITSNAFDSGEDNDGLVASCATKMGKVISTRYQLNHVDAINHLFGVRSVWTNPISLYRSQANRLKNQGL